The segment AAAGAACAGGCCTCTGGAATTCATCCATATTTCTCTTTACTCAATCTCCTGAGACCATGAATAATTTAAAAGCGATTTCAAAAGCCGTATTTGGAAGCAACCGCACAATGAATGATAGAGTTCAGACATTAAGTTTAACGGGAAAACTGACAAAGAATGGTCTAATCATGAATCCCCCTCCCACTTCTCCGGGACAATTACAGCATCCATATGCCTACATGAATACTCTCAATTCGAATGACTTGGGTGTTTTTATCAATCTACCTTCCCAGGAAATGCCAGGTTTCTCAATAAAACCCTATGGGCGTTTTAAAGTGTCAAAGCAGGATACTGATGATATAAATATTACCATCGGAGAGATTCTTGACAGAAGGGAAAAAACACATAATTGTTACAAAATTCCTGTGGGAAATCTCAATAAACATGGGTTGATTGTCGGAACTACCGGTAGTGGGAAAACAAATACTCTTTTCTTTCTGTTAAAAGACCTCTGGAAGAAAAATAAAATTCCGTTTTTGGTTATAGAACCCGCAAAGACCGAATATCGGTCTCTTCTTTTCAGTGAGGAATTAAAGAACGATCTCAAAGTCTTTACACTTGGGGATGAGAATACCTTCCCATTTCGAATCAATCCATTTGAAATACTTGACGGAGTAACGGTACAGACACATATTGATCTTCTCAAATCTGTATTTAATGCAAGTTTCTATATGTGGGGCCCCCTGCCTCATGTCCTTGAACAATGTCTTCATGAGATCTATATCGACCGGGGGTGGAATCTTGCATCAAATACTAATCGACTTGGGCTCCATAATGGTGCAAATCCGACATTAACTGATCTTTACAACAAAGTGGATGATGTAGTCGACAAGTTGGGATATGGAAAAGAAACCACAATGGAAATAAAGGGATCTCTCAAGACGCGAATCGATAGCATGCGAATTGGTGGAAAGGGGCTTATGCTCGATACACGACGAACGATGCCCTTTGAGACATTTTTAAATAAACCAACGATACTGGAATTGGAGTCCCTTGGTGATGATGATGAAAAATGTTTTGTCATGGGTCTCATTCTCACACGAATGTATGAATACTATATCTCCAAGGGAACTACAGAGAAAGTTGATTTGAAACACATCACTGTTATTGAAGAGGCACACAGATTACTGGGAACATCCCAAAATGATAATCCTTATGTAGGGAACACCAGAGGGAAATCGGTTGAGACTTTTACCAATATACTGGCAGAGATTCGCGCATATGGAGAGGGAATTTTAATTTCAGAACAAATTCCCACAAAACTTGCACCTGATATTCTGAAGAATACTAATTTAAAGATAATGCATCGCATTGTTGCAGAAGATGACAGGAAGGCTATGAGTGCAACGATGAACATCTTGGAACAAGAAGCATTGATGGTCACAACATTCTCTCCGGGATATGCAGCGGTCTATAGTGAGGGAGACACAGGAGCATACTATGTAAAGGTGCCTTATTCAAAAATTAAAGCAACCTCCTCTGAAAATAAAGATTATCTAATAAAAAATGCGATGCTGGATCCAATTCAAGATAAGAAAACACTTGCTCCGTATGAAGGATGTGCTAAATATTGTAGTAACATTTGTCAATACAAAAACCTTGGGAGAAATGTCTCCAGAAAAAGGTTGTTTTTGCCCAAGATACCATATCTAATACTTGCTATGCTTGATGATGCGCCCAGTCTTCCTGAAATATTAGCACAGATGGCGGAATCAGGTAGGGAGGAGGGAGAATTATCAAAGAATGCCGTAGGTATCGGGATTTGTGCTCTCGTTCATGGATTAGAGTATTTCTTTGACCAGGTAAGTCTTCGATACCAATGGTCTTTTGAAGATAGGGAAAAAATACAGAGCATTCTCTTGGACTTTACCATTGAGATGCTTAAAGAGTATCACAAAGACCCACAACAATTTTCATATGAATCTCTTGACCAAGAAAAAATGAAAGAATTCAATGAATACTATCAACAGATCTGTACTGGAAAACAGCCAACCAATCTATGTGGGAAAATCTGTACAGAAAATACCTGCCTGTATCGTTATTATCTTTCTAAGATGTTAAACGATGAAGAATATAAGAGAAGATCCATTCAACTTTTCGATGAGAATGATCACCTTCAATGGAAACAATTCTACCAAAAAATGATTCGGGAACTAATACTTCCGGATATCTCAGATGATCTTATCCAGAAGCTCGGTCTTTGCTGTATTCTTCAAACCGGTTTTTCGAAAGATATCTCCCCTCTTAAAATCAAAATATTAATTGAAAATATCATTGCAGATTACCCTGATAGTACACCAGATGAAGAAAATCTGATTTGAATGAAAATGAACGGGTGATTAAAAATGCCTAGTGAGTTGGATAAAGATTTTGAACATTATACAAAAAAAATAAATGTTAATCGTACATGGGCCCAAAAAAAATATAATGCCCTCTCCGAGGATGCAAAAAGATGCCTTGATGATTACATAAACAACCAATTTTGGTTAAAGAATGGTCTACCACTAGGTTTTGAGATTAAAAAGAATAATTCTGATTATGCACGATTGAGGGAGGACTGGCTTCAGATTCGAGACAAGGCTATCAAAATTGGTGAAACGGAGAAAAGAAACTGGGATGAATGGGCAAAGGCTATAAATGAATCTGAGAAGGCAGCGAAAAAAGAATCAAGGAGTTTTTTTTCAAAGGATGTGAAAGTACCTAAATCGATGACTCCTTCTTACACGTATAAATCAAAAAATCTAGCAAGTATCTTTGGTCGAAGTGGATATATTGATGGCAAGGAGTTTAAATCAATTGTCGAAAAAGCATTGGATACACCCAGTAGTTCATCGGACAAGATGAAGTATGCATCAAATATTGTTGGGAAGTTATCAGATGATATTCTTGATGGATTGTTAAAGGATCCGTATGGATTTGAGGGATGTGTGAGGCTTTCTCTTATTCTTGTAACAAATTCAAATGAAAAACTTCAAAATGAAGCCTTTCGTATTCTGCAAAAAGTTCCTTCTGTTTCACAAAATAACCTTAATAATGAAGGAATACTGTGGTTTAAAAGCGGCAAGCTATTTTATGATGGAGTTCAAAAAGAATCCAAACTCTCAAAATCTGACGCTGCATTAAATTTTGCAAAAGAGCTGGTTAAAGAGAAACAGTACCTTGTGAATGCAAGAAACGATTTAGATGGATTGAAAGCAGTAATTCAGATATATGGGAATCTTAAGACTTCCTCTTATGGCGGAAAGAAAAAGATTGAAGCCGAAAATCTGGCAAAAACAATATCAGAAGCTCTTGTGCCCGGTTCAACTGAAAGAAAATATTCTGCATATGCAATATTTGAAAGATATGGTTATGGAAAAGGACTGTATGGCCATATTCAAAATGAATTAAGGCCTATATGGAAACACACGAAGGATTCGCCTCTTCCTCAAAAGCTATATACAGACTATTTAGGAGATACACTCAATAAGGAGTTTGCTATTAGCTTTCTTGAAAATACTTCTGATAAAGATTTGCTTCTAATTGGAAAAAATCCAGACGGGAGAAAAGCACTATCGCTGTTGTATCATGCTTTAACTTACAGTTCTAACAGTAAAGCATCAGAACACACAAATCGTATTATGGCTACCTTAAGCTATCTTGATGCCAAACAATTTATAGGTCAAATTGTCAATAAAGAAAAAATTCCTCTTATACCCACAAGTGCTGCCATGTTTAGAGGGATCTTACCCTTTGCATACCTGAATAAAGATGGTAACATCCTTCTGAATATTGGTTATCTTAGTTCTTTAAATGAAAAATATAAAAAAGAAATCTCTACATTACCTGATTCCGTAAGTACCATGGATGGTGCAATGTTTAAACCGGATCAATTAATTGGCATAGTTAATTATGATCAAGGCGGCATTGTCATGTATCGTCCTGCAATCTATTTGCTCCAAATGAATAAAAAATCGTTAGAAGCCGTATCAGATAAAATCTGGACAAGTGTTGAACTGGGTGTTTCTATCGGCACATTAGGCGTGGGTCTTGCTCCAAGTGTTCTAGAAAAAGCAGCTGAAATAACTACAATAGCCCTTACTGCGATCAATATTGCTGTAAAAGAATATCAGGGGTGGATAATCAGTAATTACAAAGAGAAGGGTAAGGAATTCATCAATTTAGTAGACGCAGTAACTTTTTGTGCAAATGTTGCTATGATGGGAGAAGTTGTGGTTTCACCCCTATTAACAAAATTAATCAACTCATGGGATGAATTAAAAAATATCAATCCTGCATTAACTGCATCAAAAGAATTCAAAGCAATAAATTCAGATGTAGACAAATTAAGTAAAAACTTGAGAAAAATTGATGAGGTCCCTAATGCAGATATACGTGTTTCCAGAAGAAGAAATACATCACAGGAAAGAGCTCCTGTTCAACGTACTAATAAAGGAGTGGATGAAGAATCCAGAGTTTTTGGAAGGAGGGATCTTCCAAATACAGAAGCAACTGTTCCCTCTTCAACTAATAAAAATCTGTCACTTACCATGAAGAAGAATCTGGTTAAGGACGATAAATTGACAACACTTTTTGTTCATGAAGTAGGAGCTAATGAACTTCACAAAGATTATATGTATCATACTCCAGAAACAGGAAAATCAATACCCTATGACCACGATAGTGATAAGGATTTTAAATTTTTATATGGATTATCAGAAGCAGCACAATCCAATGATAGAAATGAGATTATAAAAGCAGCGAAGAAGCATAGTGTTAAACATGAAGATGGAGGACATCATGCTTCTTACACAGATACTAACAATTGTACTGAAAAAGCGTATGATCAATGGTCAAATGTTGTCCGGTTGCCAATGATACGTGATCGGTGGATCACTCCGGGGGATATTGCTATGAGTGATACAGTAGCTGAATTCATTCGGAGATATGATAATAAAAAATTTTATCCGGGACCGGATAAATATAAAACCCCTGAAGCAAAGGTCAAAACTGATCAAAAGTGGAAAGAAGCTAGAGAATATACTTTAGATTATATCCGCAAGAAATTCAATATAAATCCCGATACCACGACAATGGAAAAATATATGGCACTTTTGGAGACAATGGGAGATAAAATTGGCAGACCAGAAATTGATCGTATTCGTCGGGAATTACGTTTATCAGAAGAGATGGCATCAAACACTCCCAGAAGAGAATTTCCTTCTCCTCTGAATGAAAATGTTTCTCCTGATACAAGACTTGTTAATGATACTCAGCCAGATATTGATGACACTTTACCAGGTGCACAGAAAGATACAATACCAACATCTCCTAAAAGAGGTTTCTCTCCAAATGAAGATGTTCCTCCTGGAACAAAACTCGTTAATGATACTAAGCAGGATATAGGAGATACATTACCAGGGTTGCCGGGTGAACCACACTATTCACGTATAAATATCCGAACTCTTGGTGATGAATGTACTAACATGGTGAAACAGTTAAATATGTCTGAGCAGGACTTGAACGATTATTTATTTATTCATGAGAAGGCTTCAAGAATTGATGGAGACTGGAAAGAAGGAGCTTTCCAGAAGGTTGTTCAGGCAGAGATAAAGAAAACGTACGAAACATTGGGCCCTCAACTTGGAAAGGAAATGATTTCCTTTGGGCATAATCCTCACAGTATATCAAATGCTATAGACCAATTGAAAGATGCTGGTTATGAAAATAAGGCTATTCAAAAGGTATTCAAAGTCGAGAATAAATTAGCCGAGTCTTTACAATCTATGTTAAATGGTTCCCGCCAAGATGCAAGGAGTGCAATCAGGGGTAGTGATGGTGATGTGACAAAAGCGATAGAGAATCAAAAGTGGAAACAACTGGTAAATTCCTGGAATAAAGAACATTCTTCATCAATGCGACAGATGACTCTATCGGAGAAACAGCAGATACAGAAAGAGGCAGAAAATTTTGCTAAAACAGAAGAAAAAATAGCTAAAACTAAAGTTAAGAAT is part of the Methanococcoides methylutens MM1 genome and harbors:
- a CDS encoding ATP-binding protein; this encodes MGENKLHNQKIPFSAQNIDPTKTYHFSTDHISYLEKGFVDDLDGTIDASQLEIKTFENVRILKIIGLTDFWKINANQKKTIHGLMSYLLSGLHEGNIPVLFGISGRPDNIEIFMGTFGSDVSRVEGNIITLKKTLNAFFEGISIKMQQFDDFNNLIKEFKQSGIVVSSPSYSGKISNQSPLDVTPQSKKNLELMGSSTEIDELLRGMYGENFCYLIYAIPVSNKEITAYNNMILKELRFLQESMLSHSATQNIRSPLGQTYEELLNNYLRSIKTAKRTGLWNSSIFLFTQSPETMNNLKAISKAVFGSNRTMNDRVQTLSLTGKLTKNGLIMNPPPTSPGQLQHPYAYMNTLNSNDLGVFINLPSQEMPGFSIKPYGRFKVSKQDTDDINITIGEILDRREKTHNCYKIPVGNLNKHGLIVGTTGSGKTNTLFFLLKDLWKKNKIPFLVIEPAKTEYRSLLFSEELKNDLKVFTLGDENTFPFRINPFEILDGVTVQTHIDLLKSVFNASFYMWGPLPHVLEQCLHEIYIDRGWNLASNTNRLGLHNGANPTLTDLYNKVDDVVDKLGYGKETTMEIKGSLKTRIDSMRIGGKGLMLDTRRTMPFETFLNKPTILELESLGDDDEKCFVMGLILTRMYEYYISKGTTEKVDLKHITVIEEAHRLLGTSQNDNPYVGNTRGKSVETFTNILAEIRAYGEGILISEQIPTKLAPDILKNTNLKIMHRIVAEDDRKAMSATMNILEQEALMVTTFSPGYAAVYSEGDTGAYYVKVPYSKIKATSSENKDYLIKNAMLDPIQDKKTLAPYEGCAKYCSNICQYKNLGRNVSRKRLFLPKIPYLILAMLDDAPSLPEILAQMAESGREEGELSKNAVGIGICALVHGLEYFFDQVSLRYQWSFEDREKIQSILLDFTIEMLKEYHKDPQQFSYESLDQEKMKEFNEYYQQICTGKQPTNLCGKICTENTCLYRYYLSKMLNDEEYKRRSIQLFDENDHLQWKQFYQKMIRELILPDISDDLIQKLGLCCILQTGFSKDISPLKIKILIENIIADYPDSTPDEENLI